TATTTCTTTTGAACTTTCAAGAATAGCTTTAGTCGTCCTGCTCATAATAATTATAAGAGGAATATCTCCTATTACATCTTGTATCTTTACTATATCAGCTTTTAAATTCTCCAATATAGTATCTGCTACAGGAGTATATCCGCCAACTGCTTTACCTTTTGCTATAGCTAAACTTGCTATCTTAGAGTATCTATAAGCATCAACTTCAGGTATAATTTGAAGTCTCTGGAATTGTGCCATTACAGTTGAAGCGTTAACAACAAAATTACTCTCATTTACATCCATGGAATCAAGTACAAACTGTTTACCTCTATCTTGCGTCATAGTCATGGTCTCATAATCCAATGAAACTGATCCACCCGGATAACCTAGTTGTCTATCATAGTTACCAAGCCCATCCATACTGATTTTAGGTATCTTAATTTCCTTTCCACCATTGTAAATAACTTGTCCTGCATTTGCTTCCATCCATCCACTTGTTGACTGCTGAACCATTTGCGTGTCTAACGCTGTCATAAATAAAGTTGCATAATTAATTGTATTTGTCATATTTCATCATCCTCTCTATTCTTTAATCCCAAATAAGGAATTTATCTGTCCCTTAACGGCTTCTTCAGTTGGCTCTGCACCACCTTGTCCGCCTGGTTTATAAGTACCATCTTTTAATATTTCTGTCTTTATAGCTTCATCATGTGTTGAAAATACCTTTTCTAAGGTTTCAAGATTTTTATTTGTGGTATCTTCATCAGCTCCAACAATAAAATTAACCAAATCAGTAGGAAGTTTTTTCTCTGTCATGGTCTTAAGAGCTTTATTGGTTAAATCTTTCTTAAGATTTTCTTTTTGCATATCTTCAAACTGTTTTTTCAGTTTTGCAATTTCAGTATCCTTTGGATCAGCTTCAGGGTGCTGCTTTTTATATTCTTCATCAACTAAGTTTTGAAGATTATTTTTCTTAAAAGTTTCAATACCATCAGTAACACGTTTATCCGCAACACTCTGTAAATATGTTTTACCCTCGTCATTTTCCTCCAAGAACTTTTTAACTCCATCAAGTTTTATTTCTGGTTCTGTAGCCTTTAAACCCTTGACATAGTTTGTAAGGGTATCCCCACCTTTTGTAACGGCATCTGTTAACGCTTTTATTTCTTCTTGTGTCATTTATATTCACTCCTTAATATAGTCCTTACAGTTCTTATGCCCTGTAAGTCCAATTTTTACAAAATAAAAAAGTCTTATTTCTAAGACTTAAATTTTAAGCATAATAAAAGCACCTACTGTTTTTTCTTAGTAAGTGCTTTTAACCAATTGTTATGAATTTCTCATCAGGCGCATTTTCTTTTACTATCACTCTATAAACATGGGTGAAAAATTTCTGTACACTTTTAGATGTATCATTTAACGCTAATTTTGAACAGTTAATCTTTTTAGTTTTCTTATTATATTCGATTTGTCCATCTAAAAGATCACTTTCTTTACTATAAGCATATATTATTTTTTCTGTATCATCTTTTATTTTTTTTAGATGCCACCACACACTAATCATCTCCTGTTATCATTGACCACCAATTATATTTTTTATTTGCAACTTTATGGGCTGTTCTGTAATCATAATTGTGTACTTTCATTTGGGTTAATTCTTCATATTCATGATTTAATAATATTAAATCAGAATCTTTAATATTATTACCATCAATCAATCTTTGCCAAGCTTGAGCCATATCATAGTCAGAGGCAAATCTCTGCATTTCTCCATTAAGCAAATGCTTATCTAAAAATACATGATGTTTTACAGCATCTATCTTTTCTATATCCCAACCTGTATTTTTAGCAATTGTACTAATATCAGACTTTCTATTACGTATTTCTTCATAATACAATTCTGCATGTTTATCACGTCTTTTAAAATCATCCGGTGAAATTGCTCCTGTAGGTATTATATCACTTTTGGAATTATTTAACCATTGTTTATAATCCTTATAATCAATAATGTCCTTAGTCTCATTGTCCTTTCTTTTTGTCGGCTTCCAGTCTGCAAAAGGTACATTTATAAGTACGCAACGACAACGTGGATGCGTATCAATAACTGGTTCAGGGTGGTTTTCATTTATTCCCCAAACTTTACCGTCAAGGCTTGCATCATGTGGAGCCGTCCTACTATCTAAAGTTGCAGACCACATTACTTCCTTGCATCCAGAATCAAGCCCAATTTGTTCCTGTGCTTTCACTGCCACTCTTGCAGTTTCAGTTGACACAAGACGGTTGCTATCATAAGCAGAAACATTAAAAGTATGCTGTATATCTTTTGCTATTTTATCTATTGTAGTATTGCCTTTAGAGGCTTCAGCTATGGAATCTTTTAATTTATCTATCATGGCAGCTTTATTGTTCCAAATCCTACTGCTAAAAGTTTCCTCCTTGAATTTTGCATTTACTGCTGAATCAATAAATTCCTGTTTTGGCATCTTGAATTTTATATCTACATCCATACCACTATCAAGTACATAAGCATTTTTACAATAAGTATCCTTATAGGTTTTATCCAGTATACCCTTAACCTTACTAACTTCCTTTTGCCCCAAATCCTTTCCCATACCCTTTAATTTATCATCAATTTGAGCCATTACAGAAGCTTTTTGAGAGTTATTAAATTTTAGCATACCATCTACACTATATTTTATATAAAGTAGGCCTATGAAGCTATGTAGTTCATTAAGCTTGTCTTTTTGATTAGAATACACATCTTTCATTTGTTCATCTGCATATTTTTCAGAATCAAGCCTTATTTGCTCCACCATCTTCCGGTACTGGGGATCCATTTTCATCTATTCCACCACCATTCAAAAGACTTTGACCAATGCTGTTAGCCTCATTCTCTTTTTTTAGCTCTGCCATTTCATTGTCAACATTATCAACAAATGAAAGTTGGGAAAGTCCAGTTTTAAGACTTAATTTTCCATTAAGTTGTGATATTATTTGACTCATCATCAAATCATCTGTAGGTATGTTTGGAACAATCTTTATGTCTATATCTTTCCAGTCATAATTTTTATTTTGTTTTATCTGAAGATATATAAATAAAAATTGCAATCTCACTTTAATGGCATCAACTAAAGCCTGTATGTTATTAGTACATTTTTCCTCCAAACCAATTAGCCTATTTCTAAGAGCCAAAGAGCTTGTATTACTAACAAGTTTTTCATTATTATTTATATGAGAAGCTAATTGATACATCTTATCTTCTAAGGTATTCAAAGTGTTCTGTACAAAGCTATCGTTTATCTCTTTGATTAACCACTTAGCGTCTGCCTTTTCTCCTGGTAAATTCATAACTCCCAACCTCTTCATTTTATCAAGGTCAGTTTCTCCATTTTCGTCCTTTGTTGTATCATCAAGTTTACAACCTTTAAAGGCAAGATATGCATTTCTAAAATCGCTTATCTCATTCACCATGTCAGACAAGTTAGTTTCATAACCATCTTGAAGCCCTTTCAAAGTAGAAAATAAACTTTCGTCTACAGTTCCTATTTCAACTACACTAACTGGCACTTTACCAAATACATTGGTATCAATATTATTACTACTTACAGGCTGAAATATGTCTCCTATAACGGTATAATGACCAATGTCCGTATCTGTGTAAACATCAGCATATAAAGTATGTGTATCATCAAATTTCTTTGTCCAGAATCTAATAAAAAGCTGCGTATTGCCGAAATCATCCTGTAAAATATAAGAATTTAATGGCGTACAAATCAAATTATTAAATAAGCCATTACTGTCAATATAATATAACTCATAAGCTTCATTAAAAATAAGACTCTGTTTACACAACTCTTTATTATGTTTTTCCTTCCAATGCTTAAAATTTAGCCTTATATCCTCAATTACATTCGCATTACTGGAGTGGCTTGAATATGTTATTTTATTTCCACAGCAATAAGAAGCCTCTTCATTAACGAATTTTTGTATATAATTACAACGTACTTTTGTATTAGCACGCTTAGTTATCATTTTGTACTTT
The genomic region above belongs to Clostridium sp. AWRP and contains:
- a CDS encoding phage portal protein; amino-acid sequence: MPADLELLRKCKQDFDMKLPIYMSMQKYYDGHTEAMEKYKMITKRANTKVRCNYIQKFVNEEASYCCGNKITYSSHSSNANVIEDIRLNFKHWKEKHNKELCKQSLIFNEAYELYYIDSNGLFNNLICTPLNSYILQDDFGNTQLFIRFWTKKFDDTHTLYADVYTDTDIGHYTVIGDIFQPVSSNNIDTNVFGKVPVSVVEIGTVDESLFSTLKGLQDGYETNLSDMVNEISDFRNAYLAFKGCKLDDTTKDENGETDLDKMKRLGVMNLPGEKADAKWLIKEINDSFVQNTLNTLEDKMYQLASHINNNEKLVSNTSSLALRNRLIGLEEKCTNNIQALVDAIKVRLQFLFIYLQIKQNKNYDWKDIDIKIVPNIPTDDLMMSQIISQLNGKLSLKTGLSQLSFVDNVDNEMAELKKENEANSIGQSLLNGGGIDENGSPVPEDGGANKA
- a CDS encoding DUF4355 domain-containing protein; this encodes MTQEEIKALTDAVTKGGDTLTNYVKGLKATEPEIKLDGVKKFLEENDEGKTYLQSVADKRVTDGIETFKKNNLQNLVDEEYKKQHPEADPKDTEIAKLKKQFEDMQKENLKKDLTNKALKTMTEKKLPTDLVNFIVGADEDTTNKNLETLEKVFSTHDEAIKTEILKDGTYKPGGQGGAEPTEEAVKGQINSLFGIKE
- a CDS encoding minor capsid protein, which encodes MVEQIRLDSEKYADEQMKDVYSNQKDKLNELHSFIGLLYIKYSVDGMLKFNNSQKASVMAQIDDKLKGMGKDLGQKEVSKVKGILDKTYKDTYCKNAYVLDSGMDVDIKFKMPKQEFIDSAVNAKFKEETFSSRIWNNKAAMIDKLKDSIAEASKGNTTIDKIAKDIQHTFNVSAYDSNRLVSTETARVAVKAQEQIGLDSGCKEVMWSATLDSRTAPHDASLDGKVWGINENHPEPVIDTHPRCRCVLINVPFADWKPTKRKDNETKDIIDYKDYKQWLNNSKSDIIPTGAISPDDFKRRDKHAELYYEEIRNRKSDISTIAKNTGWDIEKIDAVKHHVFLDKHLLNGEMQRFASDYDMAQAWQRLIDGNNIKDSDLILLNHEYEELTQMKVHNYDYRTAHKVANKKYNWWSMITGDD